The region gtgAAGCACCAATGTGAgttatgtgattatgctgcgACTCAAAAAGAATCTCTCAGAGACCATGTGAATTCTATTCATTTGAACATAAAGGAACATAAATGTGACTTATGCGATTATGCTACAGTTCATAAAGGTACTCTCAAGCGACACGTAAATTCagttcatttaaaattgaagaaGCATAAATGTGCATTATGCGATTATGCTACAAGTTCAAAATCTAATctcaaaattcattttaattctgTTCATTATCATCACTTAAGTAAGTGATTATACATCACGTAAATTCTGTTCATTTAAAGATAAAGAAACATAAATGTGCTCTCTGCGATTATGCTTCAACTTCAAAATGGGACCTCAAAACTcatctaaatttatttcatttaaatgtAAAGCATTAAGATGTGATTATGCTGTGATTAAACAAAATGTTCTCCCAAAGATCACATAAATTCTGATCATTTTAACATTGAGCCACTCTTTCCACCAAACAATCATGTAGGATATTGATACACACTACTCTGAAATATAACCGAAATAATAACAAATGTTATCAACAAACGAATAACACTAGCTGATGAAATACAAGGATAATGCACTGATACAACATTTGTTGCGAggcctgtttttttttttttaatcaatttgcAATCTACTTAATTCGGTAATAAGTAAATATCTTGATTTGAGACAGTTACCATCTGGTGACGGATGACTGACCTCTATCTACAAAGATCTTCTGAGTCTTCTTATTTGATTGAAAAGATTGAAAAGTTCATTGATGAGTGAATTTTCATGATCATTGGTGCGGGTCTCGTATTTTGTGGAAAGTTGTCTTATTATCTCACGAACATATGGGATCTTGAAATCATTATGGAGTGGTTGGTTGGACACATACCATGGAGCAATTGCTATCATTCTCAAGGTCTTAGATTGAAACATTTGGAGGATTATCGTATTTGATGCCTTGCTACATCCCCAGAGCTCTATTCCATAAATGTGTATGTATAAATTGGTCTGAGTATGCTTCTATAGATCAAGACTTTGTTTTTTATAGTAAAagttaattttgttttcaacaGCCAGTACATGTGTTCCACTTTCAGGTTCAGTTGAGTTCTTGTGGCCTTGATATTGACAACATCATCAAAACAATAAAGGATATTTATTGTAACAACCACATACAGGCAAAGATGGATACAAGTATCCAAAACACTAGGAAGATACATAAGAGAAGGAAACTCATTGAGTCCTCCGCTATTCAAAATGATCATGgatgaaatcataaaaatagtCTGTAGTTTAGTGTTTTACTGCAGATTTCGACATTTTCCAAAATAACAATAGTTATTTTGAGTTTCAACAGATTCATTTTCCTTAGTAAAGTAATgtaaaacaacattgaattctaacctcaaaCAGAGGGCTTTAGTTATagtagaaataaaattaataaaagtaatctttacaatgaaatgctTTTAAACAATAACATTACCTTAACCAAACGATATGaaagtattttaattatttcgtTTGTTCAGAGAATTACATAATTGTCATAGAATTttggaaacaattttttgtgttataaaAATATAGGGTTACATCAAAAACTAGTtatctgtcattatattatggTGGTTATATCAGATAAATTTAAGATTCTTAAACTTATATCACACATACATATAGGCTAGAggcctaatattaggtctatgcacatatacaataaatatttaaaaaggaATCATAATAACAGATGAACGAAAAATTTTACTACTTTCTGCATtccttttcaataaaaattgagaaattttttgtattcttaaaatgttttcaaatgaagcATTATGCACAAGTGAACCAAAATCAAAACATTCACATTATTCTTCAAAATGTAAAGTAAAAATCGTCAATAATGAGGAATTGGCAGTTTCGGGAACAACTGGCGAAAATTGCAAGTATGTTAATTCTACTTGTTTTTATATCCAATATTTTCTATCCCAACTCTTCTAGACATTATTGAGACCTCTTGGAATTTTATAGCGGGTTAGGGAACCAATTGTGTTCTGTATGACTATTTGGCTTTTGTTATTAGGTCCTCCCGCCACTTGAGGGTGTGATATCACTcaaaatatcttcatttctCTGTGCAATGACAAGTTTTTTGCCAGTTTGACCTAACTTTTTTCCAAAGTCTTCCAaaccaattttcattcaacaatAATATGTCCTATAATTTTCTATTTCAGAACCCCATATCCAAACGATGAGAATGGTGAAAACCAAGAAGTAAAGATGGAAATTTCAGACATTTTTGTGGGATGGGATGAAAATGGTTTGAATGAGAATGAAGAATTAAAAGTGAAAATTGAGAacttaaaaaatgaagaaacttACCAAAATATAGATAATGATTCTAATAGTTACTCCAAACAGAGTCATTCTTTTGATAATGCTTCAGAGAAAAAAGAAGATTTTGAAATACCTATGGAAGAATatatcaattattcaaatttaaaagaattcaaatgttacttatgtgattatgctgcaaCCCAAAAGAGTGCTCTCAAGCATCATGTAAATTCTGTTCATTTAAAGATAAAGAAACATAAATGTGCTCTCTGCAATTATGCTGCAACTTCAAAAGGGCACCTTGAAACTCATCtaaattctgttcatttgaatgtgAAACAGTACAATTGTGACTTCTGCAATTATGCTGCAAGTCAAAAAGTGAATCTCCAATATCATATaaattttgttcatttgaaaGTGAAACAGCACAAATGtgacttatgtgattatgctgcgACTCAAAAATGTACTCTTAAAAATCACATAAATTCTGTTCATTTAGAGATGAAGAAATATAAATGTGCTCTCTGTGATTATACTGCAAAATTGAAAGGGCACCTCAAAACTCATATAAAATTTgttcatttaaaaataaaaaaacataaatgtgcTCTCTGCGATTATGCTGCAACTCAAAAAGGTACTCTCAAAGAACATATAAATTCTGTCCATTTAAACATGAAAGAACATGAATGTGACTTCTGCGATTATGCTGCGACTCATAAAAGTACTCTCAACCGGCACGTGAATTTTGTTCATTTAAGGATAAAGAAACATAAATGTGCTCTCTGCGATTATGCTGCAACTCAAAAATGTACTCTGAAAGAGCATATAAATTCCGTTCATTTAAACATGAAGGAAAATAAATGTGACTTCTGCGATTATGCTACGACTCATAAAGGTACTCTCAAGCGTCACGTGAATTCTGTTCATTTAAAGATAAAGAAACATAATTGTACTCTCTGCAATTATGCTGCAAGTACAAAAGTGCATCTCAAAACTCATATAAATTCCGTTCATTCGAACTTGAAGGAACATAAATGTGCTCTCTGTGATTATTCTGCAACTCTAAAAGGTACTCTCAAAGAGCATATAAATTCTATTCATTCGAAATTGAAGCAACATAAATGTGACTTCTGTGATTATGCTGCAACTCAAAAAGGTACTCTCAAAGAGCATATAAATTCTATTCATTTGAACATGAAGGAACATAAATGTGACTTATGCGATTATGCTACGGTTTATAAAGGTACTCTCAAGCGACACATAAATTCtgttcatttaaaattgaagaaGCATAAATGTACATTATGCGATTATGCTACAAGTTCAAAATATAATCTCAAAACTCATCTTAATTCTGTTCATTATCATCACTTAAGTAAGTGATGTGACTAAAAAAGGTATTCTCAAAGATCATGTAAATTCTGTTCATTTAAACAGAAAGAAACATTGAGTTATAAAGACGGTTGTGGTTGCAATAACTCTGATaacgaaaaaagtgtttttattAGTAAATgtggaaagaaaatttgttcGTATTGAACAGGCCAACCACATggcaatttttgtaattttatgtTACTCTGCCCCAACACCCACAAAGAAAATTTCCAACATGCACGCTATGGCAAGAACTGAACGACTTGAATGTTGCTTAAGTTTATATTATATACCTTTTCTTTTGTAATTTCATAATGTAATCCAAACTTGTTATTGGCTGAAGAACTCTGGTCGATGGCCACAAATacatttatattattatgttACATGAAATTTGTttcctaaaataaaaaaaacttatcAAATGTTTGTTCTTTTGTATTTGTAGTTCAATGTCCTCTGAAGATCGCCTCTGTTTacttttatttaatttgaatgaattcaatCATTGaggtttaaaaaaaatggtagTTTAAATGAGAAGTCATTCGAGgcggaaaataaaaataaatctgttGTAAGTGGGATTAGTTTATTTGTTCCAATTCAACAAATGAAAAAGCATATgacaataattaataatattaattacTTAGAAAAGGTTCATTCTAGCTgttgaaaaattatatcaaatacACATACAAAATTGCGATATTCAAAAAAAGGATAAATACTATGGAAGTGAAAGAACTTACGAAAAAAATATGTGCTTGATGTTTTTGAGTCTCAGATTACGAAAATGTTATCCGCATTCCTataatttcattagtttttgagaaaaaaattcacaaagttTGCACCTTGTAGGTGGCGATATCTATTAAAATAGACCTTCTCTtgggaattttttcatttgaactcGTTCAATATTTCAAGTATTTTTTTCTGCGAAAATTggtttatttcataaaaaacaatgaaaatcaaCTCAACAATGTTCACCGCTCAAATTCCCGATTCAAGGGTAGGCAGCGCCCTCTTCAGCATGCTTTTTCGGCTAAAGGTAAgatattgtaaacaaaaatattttgagtgttatttgtgaagaaagaaatatgatggacaaagaaaatagtgtattcctcagtttaactgaatatttccggtatttggaagcaactccaaataataggaatgtgatagaaggtgaattcattctaatttaagaataatcgtccattatctaaaaaacaaacattttagGAGAAGCGGTCTTGAATGCCGGTCATGTATTATGTGTGGGAATATAGGTAAAGGTATTAGTATTATGCTTAGAATTGTTCGTCTTaacatcttgaaaataatattaaaaaaaaatatctttatatTTCAGCAAAGCAAGCCTCTGACTTGGGGAAatgtaaatatattataaaagagaataataattatgaactgaaaaaaaacataaatacttTGCACAGGTGCAGGTGGGAATTGCAATCCTAAATTTAGACATTTGccactttattatttatttttcaagcaataattcattcattgaaattaaggtGCCCTTTGATGAAGAATACACATATAATATGTtaacttctttgaaaaaaaatatattgagaaaatgttacaccatatttgtaatgaataattgaaaaattaatatattttttgaaataaaattccagttattctatttccacttattatttaaataacaacTAACCCATACACtgaaaggtaacaaatgggatacagattatatatatatataaataacaattgtttcgctacacagaaGCTTTAGATTTAACATCTATATTGCTACTCGAAATAAaggcaaaatacaaaaatattcagaaaaaatgggGCTGGACAGGTTTACAATCGCACAACATATAAtcattatttcttctattttagGAACCAGGTTCCACGGTAAAACATTACTCAATAGGTGGAAGGTAGATCGTAGGTTTCAATACTGCCATTAACACAGTGAGcatgtcataaaaaatttcttttatactTTGGGAACTGATGTTTCCAAAAAGtaaagacaatacaacatagctCGTGTCATTCTTTAGTTTtgtaaatgtattttttccctaatattgagggatgaaacaaaattttctctttttcttcttaataccaaaatttcaatagttttcagcATTTCGAAAGAATTCAACCCTGTCAAGCTGTTAagcttttgatttgtagtaataTTGTCACAAATTATCCTTATTGATAAAAGCACATAGAGCCTCAGCAGCCAAAAATTCATCAGGCCTGTGAATCATttcctgaaatttcaatatcatcatTTGATTCAACTAGAATATCTCAATACTTTACCTGAGCATGAAGttcattttcatcttgattttggataATTACTTCACAGTcagatttcaactgaaaattttgtaaatattagatttattttcatttaaaaggaTCATTATATAATTACAATTGGTTGTTGAACAGGATCATATCTAGTTGAATTccgtctttctttcttctttatgttCTCATGAGTACCTGTAGGAAGGTTTATTGTTGGGACtgcatttcttttcaaatttcggcGTCTCAAGTTAGTTTTTCTCGGTCTCAAACACAAATCTGCGTGTCTCAGCTCCTTacctgaatattgaaaaatattactacACATGGAGCTCGATTGATACTGATATTTTTACAACTTACTTTGTATATGAAAATCAGACTCTTCAAAATGCTTTGAACAAACT is a window of Harmonia axyridis chromosome 2, icHarAxyr1.1, whole genome shotgun sequence DNA encoding:
- the LOC123672716 gene encoding zinc finger Y-chromosomal protein 1-like yields the protein MFSNEALCTSEPKSKHSHYSSKCKVKIVNNEELAVSGTTGENCKTPYPNDENGENQEVKMEISDIFVGWDENGLNENEELKVKIENLKNEETYQNIDNDSNSYSKQSHSFDNASEKKEDFEIPMEEYINYSNLKEFKCYLCDYAATQKSALKHHVNSVHLKIKKHKCALCNYAATSKGHLETHLNSVHLNVKQYNCDFCNYAASQKVNLQYHINFVHLKVKQHKCDLCDYAATQKCTLKNHINSVHLEMKKYKCALCDYTAKLKGHLKTHIKFVHLKIKKHKCALCDYAATQKGTLKEHINSVHLNMKEHECDFCDYAATHKSTLNRHVNFVHLRIKKHKCALCDYAATQKCTLKEHINSVHLNMKENKCDFCDYATTHKGTLKRHVNSVHLKIKKHNCTLCNYAASTKVHLKTHINSVHSNLKEHKCALCDYSATLKGTLKEHINSIHSKLKQHKCDFCDYAATQKGTLKEHINSIHLNMKEHKCDLCDYATVYKGTLKRHINSVHLKLKKHKCTLCDYATSSKYNLKTHLNSVHYHHLSK